One genomic window of Acidovorax radicis includes the following:
- a CDS encoding phage holin family protein, translating into MNWFSLLGLEGFVARWRANVIEAAIAAEDRMDLARLEWHDLKRRLQQLLVLTIVVGGLTVVALTMLSLAVLVHFWDTPQRATVAWLLAGGWTIVWAASLATLVTIGQRAGSGFALTRRELAHDWRDIKERL; encoded by the coding sequence ATGAACTGGTTTTCGTTATTGGGCCTTGAAGGGTTTGTCGCACGTTGGCGGGCCAACGTGATCGAGGCGGCCATCGCCGCCGAAGATCGGATGGACCTTGCAAGGCTCGAATGGCATGACCTCAAGCGCCGTTTGCAGCAGCTCCTGGTGTTGACGATTGTGGTGGGCGGGTTGACGGTGGTCGCTTTGACCATGCTGTCGCTCGCCGTGCTGGTGCATTTTTGGGATACCCCCCAGCGGGCGACGGTTGCCTGGCTGCTTGCGGGTGGGTGGACGATTGTCTGGGCGGCCTCGCTGGCTACGCTGGTAACAATCGGTCAACGCGCTGGTAGCGGTTTCGCGTTAACACGCCGCGAACTGGCGCATGACTGGCGCGATATCAAGGAGCGCTTGTGA
- a CDS encoding DUF883 family protein gives MTSPEITTTQGELEKLVSDLRGLLSNKDLDAVPEIKLLRQRLDDGMHNVRESAVRAAQDAARQAKDAALAADRYAHDEPWRVAGAALAVGALVGFLLARR, from the coding sequence ATGACGTCTCCAGAAATCACCACCACTCAAGGCGAACTTGAAAAACTGGTCTCCGACCTGCGAGGCCTGCTGTCCAACAAGGATCTGGATGCGGTGCCAGAAATCAAGCTGCTGCGCCAACGCCTTGACGACGGCATGCACAACGTTCGCGAATCGGCCGTCCGTGCCGCGCAAGATGCCGCCCGACAAGCCAAAGATGCGGCCTTGGCAGCTGATCGTTACGCCCACGACGAGCCATGGCGTGTGGCCGGTGCGGCTCTGGCGGTAGGCGCATTGGTCGGTTTTTTGCTCGCGCGCCGTTGA
- a CDS encoding NAD(P)/FAD-dependent oxidoreductase, producing MTDVLDCVVIGAGVVGLAVARALALRGRDVMVLEAAGAIGTGISSRNSEVIHAGIYYPPGSLKARLCVQGKELLYAYCAERGVPHRRCGKLLVATSATQLASLESIQQRARVNGVNDLQWLSRSEVLALEPALECVGALYSPSTGIVDSHALMLALQGDLEHAGGIVAMNSPLALADISPLAIKLVAKDGTQVHARTVVNAAGLHAPMLAAHFAGLDPAHIPVAHYAKGSYFSLVGKAPFSHLIYPVPEAAGLGVHLTLDLGGQAKFGPDVQWVDSADDLLVDATRGDAFYAEVRKYWPALRDGALAPAYAGIRPKIHGPEAPAADFVIQGPLVHGVAGLVNLFGIESPGLTSALAIGEHVAALI from the coding sequence ATGACAGATGTGCTCGATTGTGTGGTGATTGGTGCAGGCGTGGTGGGCCTGGCCGTTGCACGGGCCTTGGCGCTACGTGGGCGCGATGTCATGGTGCTGGAGGCTGCGGGCGCTATTGGAACGGGCATTAGTTCGCGCAACAGCGAGGTGATTCACGCCGGGATTTACTACCCCCCGGGCTCGTTGAAAGCCCGTTTGTGTGTGCAAGGCAAGGAGTTGCTTTACGCCTATTGCGCGGAACGTGGCGTACCCCATCGCCGTTGCGGAAAATTGCTGGTGGCCACCTCGGCCACGCAGCTCGCCAGCCTGGAGTCCATCCAGCAGCGGGCTCGGGTCAATGGAGTGAACGATCTGCAGTGGCTCAGCCGCTCGGAGGTGCTGGCGCTGGAGCCCGCGCTCGAATGTGTCGGTGCGCTGTATTCACCCAGCACCGGTATTGTGGATAGCCACGCCTTGATGCTTGCGCTGCAAGGAGATCTGGAACACGCGGGTGGGATCGTGGCAATGAATTCGCCTCTAGCGCTTGCTGATATTTCGCCATTAGCTATAAAATTGGTAGCAAAAGATGGCACCCAAGTGCATGCAAGAACCGTAGTGAACGCGGCAGGGCTGCACGCTCCGATGCTGGCCGCGCATTTTGCTGGCCTGGACCCCGCGCATATTCCGGTGGCCCATTACGCCAAGGGCAGCTACTTCTCGCTGGTTGGCAAGGCACCCTTCAGTCACTTGATTTATCCGGTGCCTGAAGCGGCCGGCCTGGGGGTGCATCTGACACTCGACCTGGGAGGCCAGGCGAAATTCGGGCCTGATGTGCAATGGGTCGATTCAGCCGACGACTTGTTAGTCGATGCCACCCGCGGAGACGCGTTTTATGCAGAGGTGCGCAAGTACTGGCCGGCGCTGCGCGACGGAGCGCTGGCACCCGCTTATGCGGGCATACGCCCCAAAATCCATGGCCCAGAGGCGCCCGCCGCGGATTTTGTGATCCAGGGGCCGTTGGTCCACGGCGTGGCGGGTTTGGTGAATCTGTTTGGTATCGAGTCCCCTGGATTGACAAGTGCTCTGGCGATTGGCGAGCACGTGGCTGCACTTATTTGA
- a CDS encoding histone deacetylase family protein: MIAFHNPLHQGHAPEHEFYRGERVPCFETPARLDYVEEALRMRNHPLRPPDVDSMEVLGQVHAPRYLAFLQTAWQQWLALDPANALVQPFPSVWPVRSLRSDVEPDNFVARLGLYSMDNGTPMAAGTWAAAKAGADAAASAANLVAHGASSAFCCTRPPGHHAGSDFMGGYCFLNNAAVAAQTLLGNGAQRVVVLDVDYHHGNGTQSIFYRRDDVLFISIHGDPRTEYPFYLGHADETGEGPGAGFNLNVPLPAGTSAQTWRDALDTACHRIAAYRADGLVVSLGLDTFEGDPISRFSLASSDFTRLGERLARLGLPTVFVLEGGYAAAELGTNAVNVIDGFEQT, encoded by the coding sequence ATGATCGCTTTTCATAACCCTTTGCACCAAGGCCACGCGCCCGAACACGAGTTTTACCGTGGTGAGCGGGTGCCATGTTTCGAGACACCAGCGCGCTTGGACTATGTGGAAGAAGCGCTGCGCATGAGAAACCACCCCTTGCGGCCCCCAGATGTGGACAGCATGGAGGTGCTGGGTCAGGTCCATGCACCGCGCTACCTCGCCTTTTTGCAGACAGCCTGGCAGCAATGGCTGGCACTTGATCCGGCCAATGCACTGGTGCAGCCGTTTCCGTCGGTATGGCCGGTGCGCTCATTGCGCAGCGATGTCGAGCCAGACAATTTTGTGGCCCGGCTGGGTTTGTATTCGATGGACAACGGAACGCCGATGGCTGCCGGAACATGGGCGGCGGCCAAGGCGGGGGCGGATGCTGCTGCCAGCGCCGCCAATCTTGTTGCGCACGGGGCGTCGTCCGCGTTCTGCTGCACGCGTCCGCCGGGGCATCATGCAGGTTCCGATTTCATGGGCGGGTACTGCTTTCTGAACAATGCAGCCGTCGCCGCACAAACCCTGCTGGGGAATGGCGCTCAGCGGGTTGTGGTCTTGGATGTGGACTATCACCATGGCAACGGGACGCAGAGCATTTTTTATCGACGCGACGATGTGTTGTTCATCAGCATTCATGGCGACCCTCGCACCGAGTACCCTTTTTATCTGGGCCATGCAGACGAAACCGGCGAGGGACCAGGCGCAGGATTCAATCTGAACGTGCCGCTGCCAGCGGGCACAAGTGCGCAGACTTGGCGGGATGCGCTGGACACGGCTTGCCACCGTATCGCCGCTTACCGCGCTGATGGGCTTGTGGTGTCCCTGGGTCTCGACACTTTCGAGGGCGATCCGATTTCTCGTTTTTCGTTAGCGTCGTCTGATTTCACCCGTCTCGGCGAACGGCTCGCAAGGCTTGGGCTACCGACTGTGTTTGTGCTTGAAGGCGGTTACGCCGCTGCGGAACTGGGAACCAACGCTGTCAACGTGATTGACGGGTTTGAGCAAACTTAA
- the dnaQ gene encoding DNA polymerase III subunit epsilon: MSRQIVLDTETTGLSADSGDRIIELGCVELLNRKLTGNNLHLYFNPGRNSHEDALKVHGISNEFLKDKPKFSETVDDILEYLQGAEIIIHNAAFDVGFLNKELELIGRPAFGSYVAGVTDTLAMAKEMYPGKRNSLDALCDRLGVDNSGRTLHGALLDAELLADVYINLTRGQDALLIGDDTHDSTSGPKVAAVDLSALVLPVLRASESEQAAHTDVLAQIDKASGGKTIWRTVLAA, from the coding sequence ATGTCGCGCCAGATTGTTCTGGATACGGAAACCACCGGCCTATCGGCTGACAGTGGTGACCGCATCATTGAACTCGGTTGTGTCGAGCTTCTGAATCGCAAACTCACCGGTAACAACCTGCACCTGTACTTCAACCCGGGTCGCAACAGCCATGAAGACGCTCTCAAGGTGCATGGCATCAGCAACGAGTTCCTGAAAGACAAGCCCAAATTTTCCGAAACAGTGGATGACATCCTTGAATACCTTCAGGGCGCCGAGATCATCATCCACAACGCAGCGTTCGACGTGGGTTTTCTGAACAAGGAGCTGGAGCTGATCGGACGCCCTGCGTTTGGCAGCTACGTAGCCGGTGTGACCGACACCCTGGCCATGGCCAAGGAGATGTACCCCGGCAAACGCAATTCGCTCGATGCACTGTGCGACCGGCTGGGGGTGGATAACTCTGGCCGCACATTGCATGGTGCCTTGCTTGATGCCGAACTGCTGGCTGATGTGTACATCAACCTCACGCGTGGGCAGGACGCATTACTAATTGGCGACGACACACACGACAGCACCAGCGGGCCCAAGGTAGCGGCGGTGGACTTGAGTGCGCTGGTCCTTCCGGTGTTGCGCGCCAGCGAATCCGAGCAAGCGGCGCATACCGATGTGCTCGCACAAATCGACAAGGCAAGTGGCGGCAAAACAATTTGGCGAACTGTCTTGGCAGCCTGA